A window of the Cannabis sativa cultivar Pink pepper isolate KNU-18-1 chromosome X, ASM2916894v1, whole genome shotgun sequence genome harbors these coding sequences:
- the LOC115717462 gene encoding peptidyl-prolyl cis-trans isomerase CYP63 isoform X2 — translation MSKKKNPHVFLDVSIDGDSVERIVIELFANVVPKTAENFRALCTGEKGIGKSTDKPLHYKGSHFHRIIKGFMAQGGDFSKGNGTGGESIYGGKFADENFKLTHDGPGFLSMANSGPNTNGSQFFILFRRQPHLDGKHVVFGKVVKGMDVLERIEQLGSADGKPSGPVKIADCGETSASKITDVVEKEKGNKKKKKSGKVPTSDDSADKGGGRQKKSLKDKRKKRRRKRYSSSDSYSSDSESESSYSDSESDSDSDSDSSLSDSSSSDGKHRKKKSARKDKFQQGRKRKVREKERKRGRKDKRSRRISKRSDSSSGTDSESISGGSSRDNRKNGRLSLEKKDVEISRGARDTDVERHRSSEMKTNKGTSSQEEGELSPKLVNNAEAKIDTRHSDSNQSRSPSPKRRLRGSPVRSPSSSPKRNPRDSPVRNFGRENRISSRSPIRKAPEHNAPNLVQGLTRSPSPNGNPKRVRKGRGFTDRYSYARRYRTPSPDRSPRGYRYGGLNLPRRNDRYSSYRRYPERSPPHRRNRSPIRGESPPRHRGRRSRSRSISRSPGRSHRRYRDRSRSPIRSPSPSDKRPLVSERLKSRLGPRIDHQRSPIKSSRRSRSRSRSRSGSKEPSVSRSPNPSPPRRRNRTPASSSKSRSSSPPGQRGLVSYGDLSPDTR, via the exons ATGAGCAAGAAGAAAAACCCTCATGTTTTTCTTGATGTTTCAATTGATGGAGATTCTGTGGAAAGAATTGTTATTGAG CTTTTTGCTAATGTGGTCCCCAAGACAGCAGAAAATTTCCGAGCACTCTGCACTG GTGAGAAGGGCATCGGGAAGTCTACTGACAAACCCCTTCATTACAAGGGTTCACATTTTCATCGAATAATCAAAGGATTCATGGcccaa GGTGGGGATTTTTCCAAGGGAAATG gtactggtggagaaagtatTTATGGAGGAAAGTTTGCAG ATGAGAATTTTAAGCTTACACATGATGGACCTGGTTTTCTCTCTATGGCAAATAGCGGTCCAAACACAAACGGGTCACAGTTCTTCATACTCTTCAGGCGGCAGCCTCATCTTGATGG GAAACACGTTGTCTTTGGAAAAGTTGTGAAGGGAATGGATGTACTTGAGAGAATTGAGCAGTTGGGATCCGCTGATGGTAAACCTTCCGGACCTGTAAAGATTGCAGATTGTGGCGAAACTTCTGCAAGTAAAATTACTGATGTAGTTGAGAAAGAGAAAGGTAATAAAA AGAAGAAAAAATCAGGGAAAGTACCAACCTCTGATGATAGTGCTGATAAGGGTGGAGGAAGACAAAAGAAGTCATTGAAGGACAAacgaaagaaaagaagaagaaaaagatacTCATCATCAGATTCATACAGCTCTGATTCTGAATCTGAGTCTTCTTATTCTGATTCTGAATCggattcagattcagattcagattcatCATTATCTGACTCAAGCTCTAGTGATGGAAAGCATAGGAAGAAGAAATCtgccagaaaagataaattccAGCAGGGGAGGAAAAGGAAAGTAAGAGAAAAGGAGAGGAAGAGAGGTCGGAAGGACAAACGATCAAGGCGCATATCCAAACG ATcagatagttccagtggcacagATAGTGAAAGTATCAGTGGTGGAAGTAGCCGTGACAATCGTAAAAATGGCCGTCTCTCATTGGAGAAAAAGG ATGTGGAAATTTCTCGAGGAGCTAGAGACACTGATGTAGAACGGCATAGGAGTTCTGAGATGAAGACTAATAAGGGGACTTCATCCCAAGAGGAGGGTGAATTATCTCCGAAACTTGTAAACAATGCGGAGGCTAAAATTGATACTCGACATTCTGACTCAAATCAGTCAAG AAGTCCATCTCCCAAAAGAAGGTTAAGAGGGAGCCCTGTGAGAAGTCCTAGCTCGAGTCCTAAAAGAAACCCTCGTGATAGCCCTGTTAGAAATTTTGGTAGGGAGAATAGAATATCTTCAAGGAGTCCCATTCGCAAAGCCCCTGAACATAATGCTCCAAATCTTGTCCAGGGCTTAACAAGAAGCCCGTCTCCTAATGGCAATCCAAAGCGTGTTAGAAAAGGCCGTGGGTTTACTGACCGCTACTCATATGCACGTCGCTATCGAACTCCTTCTCCAGATCGTTCGCCTCGTGGTTATCGTTATGGAGGACTAAATTTACCTAGAAGAAATGATAG GTATTCAAGCTACAGACGTTATCCTGAAAGATCACCACCACATAGGCGTAACCGAAGTCCAATTAGAGGGGAGAGCCCTCCCAG GCATCGAGGTCGCAGAAGTCGAAGTAGGAGCATTTCTCGTAGTCCAGGGCGCAGTCATAGGCGTTACAGGGATCGTAGCCGTAGTCCTATCCGTAGTCCTAGTCCCTCAGACAAGCGACCCCTTGTTAGTGAGAGACTTAAATCTCGTCTGGGTCCCCGGATTGATCATCAACGCTCCCCAATTAAGAGTAGCAGGAGGTcaaggtccaggtccaggtccaggtctgggaGCAAAGAACCATCTGTTTCCAGGTCTCCAAATCCCTCACCGCCAAGGCGTCGTAATAGAACACCGGCATCTTCCAGCAAGTCAAGATCAAGCTCTCCACCAGGACAAAGGGGATTGGTTTCATATGGAGATCTTAGTCCAGATACAAGGTAG
- the LOC115717462 gene encoding peptidyl-prolyl cis-trans isomerase CYP63 isoform X3, giving the protein MSKKKNPHVFLDVSIDGDSVERIVIELFANVVPKTAENFRALCTGEKGIGKSTDKPLHYKGSHFHRIIKGFMAQGGDFSKGNGTGGESIYGGKFADENFKLTHDGPGFLSMANSGPNTNGSQFFILFRRQPHLDGKHVVFGKVVKGMDVLERIEQLGSADGKPSGPVKIADCGETSASKITDVVEKEKEKKKSGKVPTSDDSADKGGGRQKKSLKDKRKKRRRKRYSSSDSYSSDSESESSYSDSESDSDSDSDSSLSDSSSSDGKHRKKKSARKDKFQQGRKRKVREKERKRGRKDKRSRRISKRRSDSSSGTDSESISGGSSRDNRKNGRLSLEKKDVEISRGARDTDVERHRSSEMKTNKGTSSQEEGELSPKLVNNAEAKIDTRHSDSNQSRSPSPKRRLRGSPVRSPSSSPKRNPRDSPVRNFGRENRISSRSPIRKAPEHNAPNLVQGLTRSPSPNGNPKRVRKGRGFTDRYSYARRYRTPSPDRSPRGYRYGGLNLPRRNDRYSSYRRYPERSPPHRRNRSPIRGESPPRHRGRRSRSRSISRSPGRSHRRYRDRSRSPIRSPSPSDKRPLVSERLKSRLGPRIDHQRSPIKSSRRSRSRSRSRSGSKEPSVSRSPNPSPPRRRNRTPASSSKSRSSSPPGQRGLVSYGDLSPDTR; this is encoded by the exons ATGAGCAAGAAGAAAAACCCTCATGTTTTTCTTGATGTTTCAATTGATGGAGATTCTGTGGAAAGAATTGTTATTGAG CTTTTTGCTAATGTGGTCCCCAAGACAGCAGAAAATTTCCGAGCACTCTGCACTG GTGAGAAGGGCATCGGGAAGTCTACTGACAAACCCCTTCATTACAAGGGTTCACATTTTCATCGAATAATCAAAGGATTCATGGcccaa GGTGGGGATTTTTCCAAGGGAAATG gtactggtggagaaagtatTTATGGAGGAAAGTTTGCAG ATGAGAATTTTAAGCTTACACATGATGGACCTGGTTTTCTCTCTATGGCAAATAGCGGTCCAAACACAAACGGGTCACAGTTCTTCATACTCTTCAGGCGGCAGCCTCATCTTGATGG GAAACACGTTGTCTTTGGAAAAGTTGTGAAGGGAATGGATGTACTTGAGAGAATTGAGCAGTTGGGATCCGCTGATGGTAAACCTTCCGGACCTGTAAAGATTGCAGATTGTGGCGAAACTTCTGCAAGTAAAATTACTGATGTAGTTGAGAAAGAGAAAG AGAAGAAAAAATCAGGGAAAGTACCAACCTCTGATGATAGTGCTGATAAGGGTGGAGGAAGACAAAAGAAGTCATTGAAGGACAAacgaaagaaaagaagaagaaaaagatacTCATCATCAGATTCATACAGCTCTGATTCTGAATCTGAGTCTTCTTATTCTGATTCTGAATCggattcagattcagattcagattcatCATTATCTGACTCAAGCTCTAGTGATGGAAAGCATAGGAAGAAGAAATCtgccagaaaagataaattccAGCAGGGGAGGAAAAGGAAAGTAAGAGAAAAGGAGAGGAAGAGAGGTCGGAAGGACAAACGATCAAGGCGCATATCCAAACG TAGATcagatagttccagtggcacagATAGTGAAAGTATCAGTGGTGGAAGTAGCCGTGACAATCGTAAAAATGGCCGTCTCTCATTGGAGAAAAAGG ATGTGGAAATTTCTCGAGGAGCTAGAGACACTGATGTAGAACGGCATAGGAGTTCTGAGATGAAGACTAATAAGGGGACTTCATCCCAAGAGGAGGGTGAATTATCTCCGAAACTTGTAAACAATGCGGAGGCTAAAATTGATACTCGACATTCTGACTCAAATCAGTCAAG AAGTCCATCTCCCAAAAGAAGGTTAAGAGGGAGCCCTGTGAGAAGTCCTAGCTCGAGTCCTAAAAGAAACCCTCGTGATAGCCCTGTTAGAAATTTTGGTAGGGAGAATAGAATATCTTCAAGGAGTCCCATTCGCAAAGCCCCTGAACATAATGCTCCAAATCTTGTCCAGGGCTTAACAAGAAGCCCGTCTCCTAATGGCAATCCAAAGCGTGTTAGAAAAGGCCGTGGGTTTACTGACCGCTACTCATATGCACGTCGCTATCGAACTCCTTCTCCAGATCGTTCGCCTCGTGGTTATCGTTATGGAGGACTAAATTTACCTAGAAGAAATGATAG GTATTCAAGCTACAGACGTTATCCTGAAAGATCACCACCACATAGGCGTAACCGAAGTCCAATTAGAGGGGAGAGCCCTCCCAG GCATCGAGGTCGCAGAAGTCGAAGTAGGAGCATTTCTCGTAGTCCAGGGCGCAGTCATAGGCGTTACAGGGATCGTAGCCGTAGTCCTATCCGTAGTCCTAGTCCCTCAGACAAGCGACCCCTTGTTAGTGAGAGACTTAAATCTCGTCTGGGTCCCCGGATTGATCATCAACGCTCCCCAATTAAGAGTAGCAGGAGGTcaaggtccaggtccaggtccaggtctgggaGCAAAGAACCATCTGTTTCCAGGTCTCCAAATCCCTCACCGCCAAGGCGTCGTAATAGAACACCGGCATCTTCCAGCAAGTCAAGATCAAGCTCTCCACCAGGACAAAGGGGATTGGTTTCATATGGAGATCTTAGTCCAGATACAAGGTAG
- the LOC115717636 gene encoding 2-methyl-6-phytyl-1,4-hydroquinone methyltransferase, chloroplastic, whose amino-acid sequence MASAMLNGAENLTLLRGITPNGLGFRGSDFHGKHFPKLGLVCSTRISKSGTRAIVPKCSLSASRPASQPRFIQNKKEAFWFYRFLSIVYDHVINPGHWTEDMRDDALEPADLNNRNMIVVDVGGGTGFTTLGIVKHVDAKNVTILDQSPHQLAKAKQKEPLKECKIIEGDAEDLPFRTDYADRYVSAGSIEYWPDPQRGIKEAYRVLKLGGKACLIGPVYPTFWLSRFFADVWMLFPKEEEYIDWFQKAGFKDVQLKRIGPKWYRGVRRHGLIMGCSVTGVKPASGDSPLQLGPKVEEEEKPVNPFVFFLRFLLGSLAGMYYVLVPIYMWLKDLIVPKGQPI is encoded by the exons ATGGCGTCTGCGATGCTTAATGGAGCCGAGAACCTCACTCTGCTAAGAGGAATAACCCCAAATGGATTGGGTTTTCGGGGTTCAGATTTTCATGGGAAACATTTTCCCAAGCTGGGTTTGGTTTGTAGTACTAGAATCTCCAAATCTGGTACCAGAGCCATTGTGCCCAAATGCAGCCTTTCAGCTTCTAGGCCAGCTTCACAACCTAGGTTCATTCAGAACAAGAAAGAGGCGTTTTGGTTCTATAGGTTTCTCTCGATTGTGTATGACCATGTTATAAACCCTGGCCATTGGACTGAGGACATGAGAGATGACGCACTTGAGCCAGCAGATTTGAACAACAGGAATATGATTGTCGTAGATGTTGGTGGTGGGACTGGTTTCACTACTTTGGGTATAGTTAAGCATGTGGATGCCAAAAATGTGACCATTTTGGACCAGTCACCTCATCAGCTTGCTAAGGCTAAGCAGAAGGAGCCCTTGAAGGAGTGCAAGATTATTGAGGGGGATGCTGAGGACTTACCCTTCCGTACTGATTATGCTGATAGATATGTATCTGCAGGAAG TATTGAGTATTGGCCAGACCCACAGCGTGGAATCAAAGAAGCATACAGGGTCTTGAAACTTGGAGGAAAAGCATGCTTGATTGGTCCTGTGTATCCAACATTCTGGTTATCTCGCTTCTTTGCTGATGTGTGGATGCTCTTTCCAAAGGAGGAAGAGTATATTGATTGGTTCCAAAAGGCAGGTTTTAAGGATGTGCAACTGAAAAGGATTGGCCCAAAGTGGTACCGTGGGGTTCGCCGCCATGGTTTGATCATGGGATGTTCTGTTACAGGTGTTAAACCTGCATCAGGAGATTCTCCTCTTCAG CTTGGTCCGaaagtagaagaagaagaaaagccagTAAATCCATTTGTGTTCTTTCTACGCTTCTTGTTGGGGTCCTTGGCAGGGATGTACTATGTGCTGGTGCCTATTTACATGTGGCTAAAAGATCTAATTGTACCAAAAGGCCAACCTATCTGA
- the LOC115717462 gene encoding peptidyl-prolyl cis-trans isomerase CYP63 isoform X1 — protein MSKKKNPHVFLDVSIDGDSVERIVIELFANVVPKTAENFRALCTGEKGIGKSTDKPLHYKGSHFHRIIKGFMAQGGDFSKGNGTGGESIYGGKFADENFKLTHDGPGFLSMANSGPNTNGSQFFILFRRQPHLDGKHVVFGKVVKGMDVLERIEQLGSADGKPSGPVKIADCGETSASKITDVVEKEKGNKKKKKSGKVPTSDDSADKGGGRQKKSLKDKRKKRRRKRYSSSDSYSSDSESESSYSDSESDSDSDSDSSLSDSSSSDGKHRKKKSARKDKFQQGRKRKVREKERKRGRKDKRSRRISKRRSDSSSGTDSESISGGSSRDNRKNGRLSLEKKDVEISRGARDTDVERHRSSEMKTNKGTSSQEEGELSPKLVNNAEAKIDTRHSDSNQSRSPSPKRRLRGSPVRSPSSSPKRNPRDSPVRNFGRENRISSRSPIRKAPEHNAPNLVQGLTRSPSPNGNPKRVRKGRGFTDRYSYARRYRTPSPDRSPRGYRYGGLNLPRRNDRYSSYRRYPERSPPHRRNRSPIRGESPPRHRGRRSRSRSISRSPGRSHRRYRDRSRSPIRSPSPSDKRPLVSERLKSRLGPRIDHQRSPIKSSRRSRSRSRSRSGSKEPSVSRSPNPSPPRRRNRTPASSSKSRSSSPPGQRGLVSYGDLSPDTR, from the exons ATGAGCAAGAAGAAAAACCCTCATGTTTTTCTTGATGTTTCAATTGATGGAGATTCTGTGGAAAGAATTGTTATTGAG CTTTTTGCTAATGTGGTCCCCAAGACAGCAGAAAATTTCCGAGCACTCTGCACTG GTGAGAAGGGCATCGGGAAGTCTACTGACAAACCCCTTCATTACAAGGGTTCACATTTTCATCGAATAATCAAAGGATTCATGGcccaa GGTGGGGATTTTTCCAAGGGAAATG gtactggtggagaaagtatTTATGGAGGAAAGTTTGCAG ATGAGAATTTTAAGCTTACACATGATGGACCTGGTTTTCTCTCTATGGCAAATAGCGGTCCAAACACAAACGGGTCACAGTTCTTCATACTCTTCAGGCGGCAGCCTCATCTTGATGG GAAACACGTTGTCTTTGGAAAAGTTGTGAAGGGAATGGATGTACTTGAGAGAATTGAGCAGTTGGGATCCGCTGATGGTAAACCTTCCGGACCTGTAAAGATTGCAGATTGTGGCGAAACTTCTGCAAGTAAAATTACTGATGTAGTTGAGAAAGAGAAAGGTAATAAAA AGAAGAAAAAATCAGGGAAAGTACCAACCTCTGATGATAGTGCTGATAAGGGTGGAGGAAGACAAAAGAAGTCATTGAAGGACAAacgaaagaaaagaagaagaaaaagatacTCATCATCAGATTCATACAGCTCTGATTCTGAATCTGAGTCTTCTTATTCTGATTCTGAATCggattcagattcagattcagattcatCATTATCTGACTCAAGCTCTAGTGATGGAAAGCATAGGAAGAAGAAATCtgccagaaaagataaattccAGCAGGGGAGGAAAAGGAAAGTAAGAGAAAAGGAGAGGAAGAGAGGTCGGAAGGACAAACGATCAAGGCGCATATCCAAACG TAGATcagatagttccagtggcacagATAGTGAAAGTATCAGTGGTGGAAGTAGCCGTGACAATCGTAAAAATGGCCGTCTCTCATTGGAGAAAAAGG ATGTGGAAATTTCTCGAGGAGCTAGAGACACTGATGTAGAACGGCATAGGAGTTCTGAGATGAAGACTAATAAGGGGACTTCATCCCAAGAGGAGGGTGAATTATCTCCGAAACTTGTAAACAATGCGGAGGCTAAAATTGATACTCGACATTCTGACTCAAATCAGTCAAG AAGTCCATCTCCCAAAAGAAGGTTAAGAGGGAGCCCTGTGAGAAGTCCTAGCTCGAGTCCTAAAAGAAACCCTCGTGATAGCCCTGTTAGAAATTTTGGTAGGGAGAATAGAATATCTTCAAGGAGTCCCATTCGCAAAGCCCCTGAACATAATGCTCCAAATCTTGTCCAGGGCTTAACAAGAAGCCCGTCTCCTAATGGCAATCCAAAGCGTGTTAGAAAAGGCCGTGGGTTTACTGACCGCTACTCATATGCACGTCGCTATCGAACTCCTTCTCCAGATCGTTCGCCTCGTGGTTATCGTTATGGAGGACTAAATTTACCTAGAAGAAATGATAG GTATTCAAGCTACAGACGTTATCCTGAAAGATCACCACCACATAGGCGTAACCGAAGTCCAATTAGAGGGGAGAGCCCTCCCAG GCATCGAGGTCGCAGAAGTCGAAGTAGGAGCATTTCTCGTAGTCCAGGGCGCAGTCATAGGCGTTACAGGGATCGTAGCCGTAGTCCTATCCGTAGTCCTAGTCCCTCAGACAAGCGACCCCTTGTTAGTGAGAGACTTAAATCTCGTCTGGGTCCCCGGATTGATCATCAACGCTCCCCAATTAAGAGTAGCAGGAGGTcaaggtccaggtccaggtccaggtctgggaGCAAAGAACCATCTGTTTCCAGGTCTCCAAATCCCTCACCGCCAAGGCGTCGTAATAGAACACCGGCATCTTCCAGCAAGTCAAGATCAAGCTCTCCACCAGGACAAAGGGGATTGGTTTCATATGGAGATCTTAGTCCAGATACAAGGTAG
- the LOC115717462 gene encoding peptidyl-prolyl cis-trans isomerase CYP63 isoform X4, with the protein MSKKKNPHVFLDVSIDGDSVERIVIELFANVVPKTAENFRALCTGEKGIGKSTDKPLHYKGSHFHRIIKGFMAQGGDFSKGNGTGGESIYGGKFADENFKLTHDGPGFLSMANSGPNTNGSQFFILFRRQPHLDGKHVVFGKVVKGMDVLERIEQLGSADGKPSGPVKIADCGETSASKITDVVEKEKEKKKSGKVPTSDDSADKGGGRQKKSLKDKRKKRRRKRYSSSDSYSSDSESESSYSDSESDSDSDSDSSLSDSSSSDGKHRKKKSARKDKFQQGRKRKVREKERKRGRKDKRSRRISKRSDSSSGTDSESISGGSSRDNRKNGRLSLEKKDVEISRGARDTDVERHRSSEMKTNKGTSSQEEGELSPKLVNNAEAKIDTRHSDSNQSRSPSPKRRLRGSPVRSPSSSPKRNPRDSPVRNFGRENRISSRSPIRKAPEHNAPNLVQGLTRSPSPNGNPKRVRKGRGFTDRYSYARRYRTPSPDRSPRGYRYGGLNLPRRNDRYSSYRRYPERSPPHRRNRSPIRGESPPRHRGRRSRSRSISRSPGRSHRRYRDRSRSPIRSPSPSDKRPLVSERLKSRLGPRIDHQRSPIKSSRRSRSRSRSRSGSKEPSVSRSPNPSPPRRRNRTPASSSKSRSSSPPGQRGLVSYGDLSPDTR; encoded by the exons ATGAGCAAGAAGAAAAACCCTCATGTTTTTCTTGATGTTTCAATTGATGGAGATTCTGTGGAAAGAATTGTTATTGAG CTTTTTGCTAATGTGGTCCCCAAGACAGCAGAAAATTTCCGAGCACTCTGCACTG GTGAGAAGGGCATCGGGAAGTCTACTGACAAACCCCTTCATTACAAGGGTTCACATTTTCATCGAATAATCAAAGGATTCATGGcccaa GGTGGGGATTTTTCCAAGGGAAATG gtactggtggagaaagtatTTATGGAGGAAAGTTTGCAG ATGAGAATTTTAAGCTTACACATGATGGACCTGGTTTTCTCTCTATGGCAAATAGCGGTCCAAACACAAACGGGTCACAGTTCTTCATACTCTTCAGGCGGCAGCCTCATCTTGATGG GAAACACGTTGTCTTTGGAAAAGTTGTGAAGGGAATGGATGTACTTGAGAGAATTGAGCAGTTGGGATCCGCTGATGGTAAACCTTCCGGACCTGTAAAGATTGCAGATTGTGGCGAAACTTCTGCAAGTAAAATTACTGATGTAGTTGAGAAAGAGAAAG AGAAGAAAAAATCAGGGAAAGTACCAACCTCTGATGATAGTGCTGATAAGGGTGGAGGAAGACAAAAGAAGTCATTGAAGGACAAacgaaagaaaagaagaagaaaaagatacTCATCATCAGATTCATACAGCTCTGATTCTGAATCTGAGTCTTCTTATTCTGATTCTGAATCggattcagattcagattcagattcatCATTATCTGACTCAAGCTCTAGTGATGGAAAGCATAGGAAGAAGAAATCtgccagaaaagataaattccAGCAGGGGAGGAAAAGGAAAGTAAGAGAAAAGGAGAGGAAGAGAGGTCGGAAGGACAAACGATCAAGGCGCATATCCAAACG ATcagatagttccagtggcacagATAGTGAAAGTATCAGTGGTGGAAGTAGCCGTGACAATCGTAAAAATGGCCGTCTCTCATTGGAGAAAAAGG ATGTGGAAATTTCTCGAGGAGCTAGAGACACTGATGTAGAACGGCATAGGAGTTCTGAGATGAAGACTAATAAGGGGACTTCATCCCAAGAGGAGGGTGAATTATCTCCGAAACTTGTAAACAATGCGGAGGCTAAAATTGATACTCGACATTCTGACTCAAATCAGTCAAG AAGTCCATCTCCCAAAAGAAGGTTAAGAGGGAGCCCTGTGAGAAGTCCTAGCTCGAGTCCTAAAAGAAACCCTCGTGATAGCCCTGTTAGAAATTTTGGTAGGGAGAATAGAATATCTTCAAGGAGTCCCATTCGCAAAGCCCCTGAACATAATGCTCCAAATCTTGTCCAGGGCTTAACAAGAAGCCCGTCTCCTAATGGCAATCCAAAGCGTGTTAGAAAAGGCCGTGGGTTTACTGACCGCTACTCATATGCACGTCGCTATCGAACTCCTTCTCCAGATCGTTCGCCTCGTGGTTATCGTTATGGAGGACTAAATTTACCTAGAAGAAATGATAG GTATTCAAGCTACAGACGTTATCCTGAAAGATCACCACCACATAGGCGTAACCGAAGTCCAATTAGAGGGGAGAGCCCTCCCAG GCATCGAGGTCGCAGAAGTCGAAGTAGGAGCATTTCTCGTAGTCCAGGGCGCAGTCATAGGCGTTACAGGGATCGTAGCCGTAGTCCTATCCGTAGTCCTAGTCCCTCAGACAAGCGACCCCTTGTTAGTGAGAGACTTAAATCTCGTCTGGGTCCCCGGATTGATCATCAACGCTCCCCAATTAAGAGTAGCAGGAGGTcaaggtccaggtccaggtccaggtctgggaGCAAAGAACCATCTGTTTCCAGGTCTCCAAATCCCTCACCGCCAAGGCGTCGTAATAGAACACCGGCATCTTCCAGCAAGTCAAGATCAAGCTCTCCACCAGGACAAAGGGGATTGGTTTCATATGGAGATCTTAGTCCAGATACAAGGTAG